TGAGCGGCTTGCCGTCATGCTCGAATGCGAAGAGCACGTCATCGTCGTAGAGCGCCTCGAGCGGCAGGTTCGCCGTGTAGCCGTATTCGGCATGAATGAGGACAAATCGCGCGTCGGGCAGGGGCTGCGCGAGCGCCAGCACTTCCTTCGCCGCCACCCCTTTCCAGCGGTTGTTCAGCCGGCTCCAGCGCGTCACGCAGTGGATATCGGACGTCGACTCGATCTGGGGCAGCTGCATGAACTGCTCCCAGTTCAGTTCAACGGGACGCGCTACCCGGCCCCAAATGCGGAACGTCCACGTCGCGAGGTCGATGTTCGGCACCGGCCCGTAAT
Above is a genomic segment from Dehalococcoidia bacterium containing:
- a CDS encoding sulfite oxidase-like oxidoreductase codes for the protein MINPFRRQPLDDSIKQRIPPGQVLTEKWPVLHYGPVPNIDLATWTFRIWGRVARPVELNWEQFMQLPQIESTSDIHCVTRWSRLNNRWKGVAAKEVLALAQPLPDARFVLIHAEYGYTANLPLEALYDDDVLFAFEHDGKPLTPEHGYPLRLVVPKRYFWKSAKWVRGVEVLKEDRLGFWEQLGYHNDADPWQEQRFWGD